The window TTTTTACGCTTCCGAAATCTGGCACCGATCCTCAACACGTCTGTTTGTGTATCCCTCTGCGCGTTGGAAGAACCCTGTGTCTacgccttcgtttctggctcttcgcgctttttctctcgctccgggGCCTCTTTAGCCGTTCCCGAAAGCCCCTTTTTCCAAGGCGAACAAGAGGCGCGCGCTTCTTACTGCTGCTGCTTGTCCCCGAACTCCactctctttttccagtctcgtcttctctccacaggTTTCGTTCAGTCCCCCACTTGTCTTGCGCCGCCGGCTTGCCGATGGACCATGCAAgctccggcgcctcgtcctctccctcgttcttAACTGGAGCATCTCTCTGGTCAGGTCGCAGACACTgggagtctctctctccgcctcgcgttgtacgtcgctctttctcttcgtcgccttctcctggCTCGTCAAACCCTTCCTGTTTTGCTTTCggtcctccgtttccttcgcgcccgtgcgcgtctgccgcctctgccttctttccgtttcccgtctccttttgttCAGTCCCTCACCTGCAtgtttctcccttccgcTCGTTGTGTCCGTGGCCCACGGCTTCCCCTTCCGCGCTCTCTGATTTCTGGgctcctctgctgtctccttcctcgtggtcgtctctcttcgcttcttcgtcgtcttctctctcgccatctggcgagagtctctcgcgtcgcctcggtctctctcggcggGCGAGTGCGGATTTGTGGCTGCGCTTGTCgcacttttctctttcgatTTCTGGGCAGTCTCTGATCGAAGACGCGAATCTGCTTCtaagaggcggcgagcgcaTTGCGCTCGTGGGGCCCAATGGTGCAGGCAAGACGAGTCTCCTGCGCATCATCAAGGCGGCAGCAGACCAGCAGCGAAGCGGCGCGccacctgtctctccagggCGTCTCCTCCACACGGTCCGACCCCTCGACCTCTCCGTTGCCGCAGGCGACACTTCGACGGGCTGCGCGAGCGCGACCGAACTGCGCACGGCTCGCCAGCGCTATCTGGGTGGTTTCGCCCCTACAGGGCAGCCTTGGAGCCGTGAAAACGAGGACGGACtcgaggggggagaaggcgagggaaaagagatACAGGTGGGCGGTGAAATCGCCTTTTCGCATCCGGATTTGCGCGTCGGCCTGTTGAAGCAAGAAGGCCTAGAAGCTCTGACCggcgccgaaagagagaggacagtggaagaagaagtggaacGGGAGGCTCGCcgtcgaagaaaagaaattGAAGCAGCGATCGAGACTGTCAGTGAGAAGATTgagcgcctctcgcgtggTGAGACGGTCGACGAAGGCGGGAGTTGGGACTCCAGTGAACCCCGAGATCCGCACGAGCCGGAAGCGATCCCAGGAACCCCCGGTCCGAGTCTCCAGAACCACGCAGActggaagaggagaaagtcGCATCGGCGGAAGCAGCAGGCGTGGGAGCCGCGACGTAGCTCGCGCGATGACGCGACAGGCCCTGACTCCTCTGACTCCTCGTTGccggcggcgagcgaggggaCTGCGTCGTCGGcacgtctcgcgtctctcctcgacctgctggcctctcttcaagaagaagagctgtCTTTGCACCCTTCGAAACACGACCTTTTCCTCCGTCAAGTTTTAAGCGAGACCGGCTTCGCGACGTCCGGGGAGCGGTCGCAGCCCCTGGGGGCGCTGAGTGGAGGGGGTCGCATGCGCGTGCAGCTTGCAAAGGTCTTGGCTAGCCAGCCCGACATTCTTCTTCTGGACGAGCCGAGCAATCATTGTGACTGGGCAGCCACGGACTACattgcgcgtcttctcgcgcgtctcccccaTCCGCAGCTTCTTGTCTCGCACgacccgcgtcttcttctctcttcgcacGCTTCGGTTTCCCGGCGAGGCCTCAGCAACCGCGGGGAGGCCCGCGACTTGTGCTCACACGTCGTCGAGCTCGTCAGCGGGCGTTTGAGCGAGAAGGTTCCTGGCGATTTTGCGGTGTTTGAGCGCAAGCGGGACGCGTGGATGCGGCAGTGGATGGACCGAAAGGAAAAGCTCCAGGCCGAGCTGGAGTTCCAcaggcgacgcatgcacaagtGGAGACTGATGGAGCAGACGGAAGGGAACAAACTCGCCcggaaacgcggaggcgaaggcctcAAGCTGCGGaccggcgaggaagaagaaaagatcCAGGACTTGGAGAGACAGCTAAAGGACGAGGCGCAGCGCGAACCGCCATGGGAAACGTggaagaaacagcgaggcCAGGGCTTGCGAATTCCATtcgccgaggacgaagaagaaggcgaaatTCTCCTCCGGATCTCCAGAGCCAGCGTCGGCTACtgggcagaggaagacgacacgcgcgagcgagaaacggcGGGCGCTCCAGGCCAAAAGCCGGCGGACGACGCAGCCagcgaagagggcgaggaaggctcAGGCGAATATGAAAACGTGGGCAGTATGGCCGAATGCGAcgacacgagagaaggaggcgccCTCGAGCCTCGGCGAGcggacgagagcgacagggagacacgTGGAGATGCACCAGGCGTTTCGGGGCGGGCGTTCGCAGGGCGGAGGGCGTCGCATGCGGCCCAGCCCGAGGAAGGCTCTGCGGAAGTCGCCGGAGtgcggcgaggacggagcgAGTCGCAGGAGCGCCACGCCGTCCTCGAAGGCGTTGATCTCACCCTTCGGTCCGGCTCGCGCGTCGCCATTGTCGGCCCGAACGGATCAGGCAAGT is drawn from Neospora caninum Liverpool complete genome, chromosome X and contains these coding sequences:
- a CDS encoding putative ABC transporter; this encodes MDHASSGASSSPSFLTGASLWSGRRHWESLSPPRVSLIEDANLLLRGGERIALVGPNGAGKTSLLRIIKAAADQQRSGAPPVSPGRLLHTVRPLDLSVAAGDTSTGCASATELRTARQRYLGGFAPTGQPWSRENEDGLEGGEGEGKEIQVGGEIAFSHPDLRVGLLKQEGLEALTGAERERTVEEEVEREARRRRKEIEAAIETVSEKIERLSRGETVDEGGSWDSSEPRDPHEPEAIPGTPGPSLQNHADWKRRKSHRRKQQAWEPRRSSRDDATGPDSSDSSLPAASEGTASSARLASLLDLLASLQEEELSLHPSKHDLFLRQVLSETGFATSGERSQPLGALSGGGRMRVQLAKVLASQPDILLLDEPSNHCDWAATDYIARLLARLPHPQLLVSHDPRLLLSSHASVSRRGLSNRGEARDLCSHVVELVSGRLSEKVPGDFAVFERKRDAWMRQWMDRKEKLQAELEFHRRRMHKWRLMEQTEGNKLARKRGGEGLKLRTGEEEEKIQDLERQLKDEAQREPPWETWKKQRGQGLRIPFAEDEEEGEILLRISRASVGYWAEEDDTRERETAGAPGQKPADDAASEEGEEGSGEYENVGSMAECDDTREGGALEPRRADESDRETRGDAPGVSGRAFAGRRASHAAQPEEGSAEVAGVRRGRSESQERHAVLEGVDLTLRSGSRVAIVGPNGSGKSTLLKLLAGRFRVANAELGGDGEAGRAEREGGERACGDSGRRKDGGKALGGAWGRLRARPQQETVVLLSGERHVPKQVENSICLLEQHRADILPLHLTLLEALRFLRRRYAPDGGGTETLDATQRPTRRPQPCEDENALRAILGRLGFKGKEVHKRVSVLSGGEKARVALAGLMLADAPCRILLLDEPTNHLDAFSAASLQKLLESFSGALVVATHDAAFAAKVANEVFLVDRAVQGAASAEAGAHGSLRPLASALQWEEKRETREGSDGDSEGCDGDSEGGNLSAAPPGEASAVQGRGPLGAEDGTDGGRGEAEGGEGGEGGEGGEGEGENGGDTQGVETEAAKRHSGVAATESEDRGKQASIQRSMDSWTVGWVREMRQQGWSPMASLLSAPTFHSRPGGKRKMSEKKRKTFGGKGASGRVKGVKNLKRWTE